One window of Kosakonia cowanii JCM 10956 = DSM 18146 genomic DNA carries:
- the xylF gene encoding D-xylose ABC transporter substrate-binding protein — MKIKNLCLTLCATLLLASTFAHAKTIKIGMAIDDLRLERWQKDRDIFVKKAESLGADVFVQSANGNEETQMSQIENMINRGVDVLVIIPYNGQVLSNVVKEAKQEGIKVLAYDRMINNADIDFYISFDNEKVGELQAQSLVNKVPQGNYFLMGGSPVDNNAKLFRAGQMKVLKPYIDSGKIKIVGDQWVDGWLPENALKIMENALTANNNKIDAVVASNDATAGGAIQALSAQGLAGKVAISGQDADLAGVKRLMNGSQTMTVYKPITQLANTAAEIAVELGNGKQPKADASLNNGLKDVPARLLTPIEVTKENIDATVIKDGFHQKNQL, encoded by the coding sequence ATGAAGATAAAGAATCTCTGCCTTACACTCTGCGCCACCCTGCTGCTTGCCAGCACGTTCGCTCACGCCAAAACGATAAAAATCGGCATGGCGATTGACGATCTCCGTCTTGAACGCTGGCAAAAAGATCGCGACATTTTTGTTAAGAAAGCCGAATCCCTCGGCGCCGATGTCTTTGTCCAGTCGGCGAACGGTAATGAAGAGACCCAGATGTCGCAAATTGAAAATATGATCAACCGCGGCGTCGACGTGCTGGTTATTATTCCCTACAACGGTCAGGTATTAAGTAACGTTGTGAAAGAAGCCAAACAGGAAGGAATTAAAGTTCTGGCCTATGACCGCATGATTAATAATGCGGATATCGACTTCTATATCTCCTTCGACAATGAAAAAGTCGGGGAATTACAGGCGCAAAGCCTGGTCAATAAGGTGCCGCAGGGTAATTATTTCTTAATGGGCGGCTCGCCGGTGGATAATAACGCCAAGCTGTTCCGCGCCGGGCAGATGAAGGTATTGAAGCCCTATATCGACAGCGGCAAAATTAAAATTGTCGGCGACCAGTGGGTCGATGGCTGGCTGCCGGAAAACGCGCTGAAAATAATGGAGAACGCGCTGACCGCCAACAACAATAAAATCGATGCCGTGGTGGCCTCGAATGACGCAACCGCTGGCGGCGCTATCCAGGCCTTAAGCGCGCAAGGGTTAGCGGGCAAAGTTGCCATCTCCGGCCAGGATGCGGATCTCGCCGGAGTCAAACGCCTGATGAACGGCAGCCAGACGATGACCGTCTATAAACCTATCACCCAGCTTGCCAACACCGCGGCGGAGATCGCCGTCGAGCTTGGCAACGGTAAGCAGCCGAAGGCCGATGCTTCACTTAATAATGGCCTGAAAGATGTGCCCGCCCGCCTGCTGACGCCGATTGAAGTCACCAAAGAGAATATTGACGCCACGGTGATCAAAGACGGCTTCCACCAGAAGAATCAGCTCTGA
- the xylB gene encoding xylulokinase encodes MYIGIDLGTSGVKAILLGEQGEVLASHTEKLSVSRPHPLWSEQDPESWWQATDRAIQALGAAHSLQQVKAIGLAGQMHGATLLDSENRVLRPAILWNDGRCGEECGLLEARVANARAITGNLMMPGFTAPKLLWVQRHEPEIFAKVAKVLLPKDYLRLKMSGVFASDMSDAAGTMWLDVARRDWSDEMLAACSLSRSHMPTLFEGSEITGELLPEVARRWAMPVVPIVAGGGDNAAGAVGVGMADAGQAMLSLGTSGVYFAVSEGFLSKPESAVHSFCHALPGRWHLMSVMLSAASCLDWAAKLTGMASVQALISAAQQADENAGDIWFLPYLSGERTPHNNPQAKGVFFGLTHQHGPAELARAVLEGVGYALADGMDVVHACGVTPQSITLIGGGARSDWWRQMLADISGLQLDYRTGGDVGPALGAARLAQIAVNPDVPLATLLPQLPVEQQHQPDAQRHAHYAAKRDTFRRIYQQLLPLMS; translated from the coding sequence ATGTATATCGGGATCGATCTCGGTACCTCGGGCGTGAAGGCGATTCTGCTCGGTGAGCAGGGCGAGGTGCTGGCCTCCCATACGGAGAAACTCAGCGTCTCTCGCCCACACCCGCTATGGTCGGAGCAGGATCCCGAAAGCTGGTGGCAGGCGACGGATCGCGCCATCCAGGCGCTCGGCGCAGCGCATTCGTTGCAGCAGGTGAAGGCCATCGGCCTTGCCGGGCAGATGCACGGCGCGACGCTGCTCGATAGCGAAAACCGCGTTCTGCGCCCGGCGATCCTCTGGAACGATGGTCGCTGTGGTGAGGAGTGCGGGCTGCTGGAAGCGCGGGTCGCTAACGCCCGTGCGATCACCGGTAACCTGATGATGCCGGGCTTTACCGCGCCGAAGCTGCTGTGGGTGCAGCGGCATGAGCCGGAAATCTTCGCAAAGGTGGCGAAGGTGCTGCTGCCGAAAGATTACCTGCGGCTGAAGATGTCCGGCGTCTTTGCCAGCGATATGTCCGATGCCGCAGGCACCATGTGGCTTGATGTGGCGAGGCGCGACTGGAGTGACGAGATGCTCGCCGCCTGCTCGCTGTCGCGCAGCCATATGCCAACGCTTTTTGAAGGCAGTGAGATCACCGGCGAACTGCTGCCAGAAGTTGCCCGGCGCTGGGCGATGCCGGTAGTGCCGATTGTTGCAGGCGGCGGCGACAACGCCGCTGGCGCGGTCGGCGTCGGCATGGCGGATGCGGGCCAGGCGATGCTCTCGCTCGGCACCTCCGGCGTCTACTTTGCCGTCAGCGAAGGGTTCCTCAGCAAGCCGGAAAGCGCCGTGCACAGCTTCTGCCACGCGCTGCCGGGGCGCTGGCACCTGATGTCGGTGATGCTGAGTGCGGCCTCCTGTCTGGACTGGGCGGCCAAACTGACCGGCATGGCATCGGTGCAGGCGCTGATTAGCGCTGCGCAGCAAGCCGACGAGAACGCGGGCGATATCTGGTTTCTGCCCTATCTCTCCGGCGAGCGCACACCGCACAACAACCCGCAGGCAAAAGGCGTCTTCTTTGGTCTGACCCATCAGCATGGCCCGGCAGAGCTGGCGCGTGCGGTGCTGGAAGGGGTGGGGTATGCGCTGGCAGACGGGATGGATGTGGTGCATGCCTGCGGCGTAACGCCACAAAGCATTACCCTTATCGGCGGCGGCGCGCGCAGCGACTGGTGGCGGCAGATGCTGGCGGATATCAGCGGCTTGCAGCTTGATTACCGCACCGGCGGGGATGTTGGCCCGGCGCTCGGCGCGGCGCGGCTGGCGCAAATCGCCGTTAATCCTGACGTACCGCTGGCAACGCTATTGCCGCAACTGCCGGTGGAGCAGCAGCATCAGCCGGACGCGCAGCGCCACGCGCACTATGCCGCGAAGCGCGACACCTTCCGCCGCATCTATCAGCAGCTGTTGCCGCTGATGTCATAA
- a CDS encoding GlxA family transcriptional regulator, translated as MCDVWFVMLPGVLALDMAGPAETFAQAQETFRLHYIGPQAEVATSLGLTMGNIAPLPETLPEGSLLVLPGVSDSSQLFDTPQARQVRNWLMRLQPLLHRRAITLMCVCSGAMLAAKAGLLNGVQCTTHHNVIARLQALEPAALVKENRIFIEDRGIWTSAGITSGIDLALHIINRLCGPARALAVAREMVVWFRRSGDDPQLSPWLRYRNHLHPAVHRAQDALTAEPQKAWQLAEIAAQAHVSARHLTRLFQQHLGISVRDYLEQLRLVIAEQALLQGQGAEQAALAAGFSSPRQLHRARARIIS; from the coding sequence ATGTGTGATGTCTGGTTTGTGATGCTGCCCGGCGTGCTGGCGCTCGATATGGCCGGTCCGGCGGAGACCTTTGCGCAGGCGCAGGAGACTTTTCGCCTGCACTACATCGGCCCGCAAGCGGAGGTGGCAACCTCCCTTGGCTTAACGATGGGCAACATCGCGCCGCTGCCGGAGACGTTGCCGGAGGGGAGCCTGCTGGTGCTGCCCGGCGTCAGCGATTCGTCGCAGTTATTCGACACGCCGCAGGCAAGGCAGGTGCGCAACTGGCTGATGCGTCTGCAACCGCTGCTCCACCGCCGGGCGATTACGCTGATGTGCGTCTGTTCCGGCGCAATGCTGGCGGCGAAAGCCGGGCTGCTTAACGGGGTTCAGTGCACGACCCATCACAATGTGATTGCCCGCTTGCAGGCGCTCGAACCGGCAGCGCTGGTCAAAGAGAACCGGATATTTATTGAGGATCGCGGCATCTGGACCAGCGCGGGCATCACCTCAGGCATCGATCTCGCCCTGCATATTATCAACCGTTTATGCGGGCCGGCGCGTGCGCTGGCGGTGGCGCGCGAAATGGTGGTCTGGTTTCGCCGCTCCGGCGATGACCCGCAGCTTTCACCGTGGTTGCGCTATCGCAACCATCTCCACCCGGCGGTGCACCGGGCGCAGGATGCGCTGACCGCCGAGCCGCAAAAGGCCTGGCAACTGGCGGAGATTGCCGCGCAGGCACACGTCAGCGCCCGGCATCTCACCCGTCTTTTTCAGCAACATCTGGGGATCAGCGTGCGGGACTATCTGGAGCAGTTGCGGCTGGTGATTGCCGAGCAGGCGCTGTTGCAGGGCCAGGGCGCGGAGCAGGCGGCGCTGGCCGCCGGTTTTTCCTCCCCGCGCCAGCTGCACCGGGCGCGGGCGCGAATAATTAGCTGA
- the xylH gene encoding xylose ABC transporter permease XylH gives MSKSNPSESQLSTASPGPFSGLKSLNLQVFVMLAAIVVIMLFFTGMTDGAYLSARNISNLLRQTAITGILAVGMVFVIISAEIDLSVGSMMGLLGGAAAIFDVWLGWPLPLTVVVTLLLGLLLGAWNGWWVAYRKVPSFIVTLAGMLAFRGVLIGITNGTTVSPTSAAMSQIGQSYLPDGVGFGVGALGLVAFVLWQWRGRMRRQSLGLATSSSGHAVGRQALIAVIVLGAIWLLNDYRGVPTPVLLLVFLLLAGLFMATRTAFGRRIYAIGGNLEAARLSGINVERTKLAVFAINGLMVAIAGLILSSRLGAGSPSAGNIAELDAIAACVIGGTSLAGGIGSVAGAVMGAFIMASLDNGMSMMDVPTFWQYIVKGAILLLAVWMDSATKRRA, from the coding sequence ATGTCGAAAAGCAACCCGTCTGAAAGTCAGTTATCCACCGCGTCGCCGGGCCCCTTCTCCGGGCTGAAATCACTCAACCTGCAGGTGTTTGTGATGCTTGCGGCCATCGTTGTGATTATGCTCTTTTTCACCGGCATGACCGACGGTGCCTACCTGAGCGCGCGTAATATCTCTAACCTGCTGCGCCAGACCGCCATCACCGGCATCCTCGCGGTGGGGATGGTGTTTGTCATTATCTCGGCAGAGATTGACCTCTCGGTAGGCTCGATGATGGGCCTGCTGGGCGGTGCCGCAGCCATTTTCGACGTCTGGCTCGGCTGGCCGCTGCCGCTCACCGTGGTGGTAACGCTGCTGCTTGGCCTGCTGCTCGGCGCGTGGAACGGCTGGTGGGTGGCTTACCGCAAAGTGCCGTCGTTTATCGTCACCCTCGCCGGGATGCTGGCGTTTCGCGGCGTGTTAATCGGCATTACTAATGGCACGACCGTTTCCCCTACCAGCGCGGCGATGTCGCAAATCGGCCAGAGCTATCTGCCGGACGGCGTTGGCTTCGGCGTGGGCGCGCTGGGGCTGGTGGCATTTGTGCTCTGGCAGTGGCGCGGACGCATGCGCCGCCAGTCGCTGGGCTTAGCCACCTCCTCCTCCGGCCATGCGGTGGGGCGCCAGGCGCTGATCGCGGTGATCGTGCTCGGTGCCATCTGGCTGCTGAATGATTACCGCGGCGTGCCGACACCGGTACTGCTGCTGGTCTTTCTGCTGCTGGCAGGTCTGTTTATGGCAACGCGCACCGCTTTTGGCCGCCGCATTTACGCCATTGGCGGCAACCTTGAAGCGGCGCGGCTCTCCGGTATTAACGTTGAGCGCACCAAGCTGGCGGTCTTCGCAATCAATGGCCTGATGGTGGCGATTGCCGGGCTTATCCTCAGCTCGCGTCTCGGTGCAGGTTCGCCGTCGGCCGGGAACATTGCCGAGCTGGATGCGATTGCCGCCTGCGTGATTGGCGGCACCAGCCTCGCGGGCGGCATCGGCAGCGTGGCGGGCGCGGTAATGGGCGCTTTCATTATGGCCTCGCTGGATAACGGCATGAGTATGATGGATGTCCCCACCTTCTGGCAGTACATCGTCAAGGGAGCCATTTTACTGCTGGCGGTGTGGATGGACTCCGCCACCAAACGTCGCGCCTGA
- a CDS encoding cysteine hydrolase family protein encodes MTRTALINIDTQQSFFHRDFWQDNDFPAFQQAMLTLIAGCQARGIPLVDIFHVADSGPFSLESGFVKPMPFLKHQADVTFHKHVHNAFTDTGLDRWLRQRDITHLIICGIRTEQCCETTARVASDLGYRVTFVSEATLTFPMTHNGVTLDSHTLRHRTETVLVGRFAAIKTVQETLEQ; translated from the coding sequence ATGACCCGTACCGCCCTGATTAACATCGACACCCAGCAATCCTTTTTCCACCGTGACTTCTGGCAGGATAACGACTTTCCCGCTTTCCAGCAGGCGATGCTGACGCTGATTGCCGGTTGCCAGGCGCGCGGCATTCCGCTGGTGGATATTTTTCACGTCGCCGACAGCGGCCCCTTCTCGCTGGAGAGCGGCTTCGTGAAACCGATGCCCTTTTTAAAGCACCAGGCGGATGTCACCTTCCACAAGCATGTCCACAACGCCTTTACCGATACCGGCCTCGATCGCTGGCTGCGTCAGCGCGATATCACTCATCTGATTATTTGTGGTATTCGTACGGAGCAGTGCTGTGAAACGACCGCCAGGGTGGCATCGGATCTGGGCTATCGCGTGACCTTCGTCAGCGAAGCGACGCTCACTTTCCCAATGACACATAATGGCGTGACGCTGGATAGCCACACGCTGCGCCACCGTACGGAAACCGTGCTCGTCGGGCGCTTTGCCGCCATTAAAACCGTCCAGGAGACGCTGGAACAATAA
- the xylA gene encoding xylose isomerase: protein MHAYFDQLDRVRFEGSKSTNPLAFRHYNPDELVLGKRMEDHLRFAACYWHTFCWNGADMFGVGSFDRPWQQPGEAMALAKRKADVAFEFFHKLNVPYYCFHDVDVSPEGASLKEYLSNFAEMVDVLGEKQQQSGVKLLWGTANCFTNPRYGAGAATNPDPEVFSWAATQVVSAMNATHKLGGENYVLWGGREGYETLLNTDLRQEREQIGRFMNMVVEHKHKIGFRGTLLIEPKPQEPTKHQYDYDAATVYGFLKQFGLEKEIKLNIEANHATLAGHSFHHEIATAIALGLFGSVDANRGDPQLGWDTDQFPNSVEENALVMYEIIKAGGFTTGGLNFDAKVRRQSTDKYDLFYGHIGAMDTMALALKIAARMVEEGELDKRVAKRYAGWNGELGQQILQGQLSLAELAKYAEEQNLAPRHQSGHQEQLENLVNAYLFDK from the coding sequence ATGCACGCTTATTTTGACCAGCTGGATCGGGTTCGTTTTGAAGGTTCAAAGAGTACGAATCCGCTCGCGTTTCGTCACTACAACCCGGATGAGCTGGTGCTCGGGAAACGCATGGAAGATCACCTGCGTTTCGCCGCCTGCTACTGGCACACCTTCTGCTGGAACGGCGCGGATATGTTTGGCGTCGGCTCCTTCGATCGCCCGTGGCAGCAGCCGGGCGAGGCGATGGCGCTGGCAAAACGCAAAGCCGATGTCGCCTTCGAATTCTTCCATAAGCTCAATGTGCCCTACTACTGCTTCCATGATGTCGATGTCTCCCCGGAAGGCGCCTCGCTGAAAGAGTACCTGAGCAACTTCGCCGAAATGGTTGATGTGCTGGGGGAAAAACAGCAGCAGAGCGGCGTCAAGCTGCTGTGGGGCACGGCAAACTGCTTTACCAACCCACGTTACGGCGCGGGCGCGGCCACTAACCCGGATCCGGAAGTCTTCAGCTGGGCGGCAACCCAGGTGGTAAGCGCGATGAACGCCACCCATAAACTCGGCGGCGAAAACTACGTGCTGTGGGGCGGACGCGAAGGGTACGAAACCCTGCTCAACACCGATCTGCGCCAGGAGCGCGAGCAGATTGGCCGCTTTATGAACATGGTGGTTGAGCATAAGCACAAAATCGGTTTCCGCGGCACGCTGCTGATTGAGCCAAAACCGCAGGAGCCAACCAAGCACCAGTATGATTATGACGCCGCGACCGTCTATGGCTTCCTGAAACAGTTCGGGCTGGAAAAAGAGATCAAGCTCAATATCGAAGCCAACCACGCCACCCTCGCGGGCCACTCCTTCCATCATGAAATCGCCACCGCCATTGCGCTGGGGCTGTTTGGCTCCGTCGACGCCAACCGCGGCGATCCGCAGCTCGGCTGGGATACCGACCAGTTCCCGAACAGCGTCGAAGAGAACGCGCTGGTGATGTATGAAATCATCAAAGCGGGCGGCTTCACCACCGGCGGCCTCAACTTTGACGCCAAGGTCCGTCGCCAGAGTACCGATAAGTACGATCTCTTCTACGGCCATATCGGCGCGATGGACACCATGGCGCTGGCGCTGAAAATCGCTGCCCGCATGGTCGAAGAGGGCGAGCTGGATAAACGCGTCGCTAAACGTTACGCGGGCTGGAATGGTGAGCTGGGCCAGCAAATTTTGCAGGGGCAGCTTAGCCTTGCGGAGCTGGCGAAGTACGCTGAAGAGCAGAACCTGGCGCCGCGTCACCAGAGCGGTCACCAGGAGCAACTGGAGAACCTGGTCAACGCGTATCTCTTCGATAAGTAA
- a CDS encoding xylose ABC transporter ATP-binding protein has protein sequence MPYLLEMKNITKAFGVVKAIDNVSLQLNAGEVLSLCGENGSGKSTLMKVLCGIYPTGSYEGEIYFAGELLQASHIRDTERKGIAIIHQELALVKHLTVLENIFLGAEITRHGVMDYDQMTLRCEKLLKQVSLAISPDTRVGDLGLGQQQLVEIAKALNKQVRLLILDEPTASLTEQETAVLLDIIRDLRNHDIACVYISHKLNEVKAISDVICVIRDGKHIGTRDAAGMSEDDIITMMVGRELTALYPNEPHTHGEEILRVEHLTAWHPVNRHIKRVNDVSFSLKRGEILGIAGLVGAGRTEAVQCLFGVWPGRWEGKIFLDGKEVEIRNCQQAIGHGIAMVPEDRKRDGIVPVMAVGKNITLAALNQFTGSLSSLDDAAEQACILQSIQRLKVKTSSPELAIGRLSGGNQQKAILARCLLLNPRILILDEPTRGIDIGAKYEIYKLINQLVQQGIAVIVISSELPEVLGLSDRVLVMHEGKLKADLINRHLTQEQVMEAALRSEHHVEKQPV, from the coding sequence ATGCCTTACTTACTCGAAATGAAGAACATCACCAAAGCCTTCGGCGTCGTGAAGGCGATTGATAACGTCAGCCTGCAACTTAACGCGGGCGAAGTGCTCTCCCTGTGCGGCGAAAACGGTTCGGGTAAATCGACCCTGATGAAAGTGCTGTGCGGCATCTACCCGACCGGCAGCTATGAAGGCGAAATCTACTTTGCAGGGGAGCTTCTGCAAGCAAGCCATATCCGCGATACCGAGCGTAAAGGGATCGCCATCATTCACCAGGAGCTGGCGCTGGTGAAACATCTCACGGTGCTGGAGAACATCTTCCTTGGCGCGGAGATAACCCGCCACGGCGTGATGGATTACGACCAGATGACGCTGCGCTGCGAAAAGCTGCTCAAACAGGTGAGCCTCGCCATCTCGCCCGATACCCGCGTCGGTGACTTAGGCCTGGGCCAGCAGCAACTGGTGGAGATCGCCAAAGCGCTGAACAAGCAGGTTCGGTTGTTGATTTTAGATGAGCCAACTGCCTCGCTGACCGAGCAGGAGACGGCGGTGCTGCTCGATATCATCCGCGACCTGCGCAACCACGATATCGCCTGCGTTTACATCTCCCATAAGCTCAATGAAGTGAAAGCGATCTCCGACGTCATCTGCGTTATCCGCGACGGGAAGCATATCGGCACCCGCGATGCGGCGGGGATGAGTGAAGATGACATCATCACCATGATGGTGGGCCGCGAGCTGACGGCGCTCTACCCCAATGAACCGCACACCCACGGCGAGGAGATCCTGCGCGTCGAGCACCTCACCGCCTGGCATCCGGTTAACCGCCATATCAAACGCGTCAACGACGTCTCCTTTAGCCTCAAGCGCGGCGAGATCCTCGGCATTGCCGGGCTGGTCGGCGCCGGGCGCACCGAAGCCGTGCAGTGCCTGTTTGGCGTCTGGCCGGGGCGCTGGGAGGGAAAAATTTTTCTGGATGGCAAGGAGGTTGAGATCCGCAACTGCCAGCAGGCGATTGGTCACGGCATCGCCATGGTGCCGGAGGATCGCAAGCGCGACGGTATTGTGCCGGTGATGGCGGTGGGCAAAAACATCACGCTGGCGGCGCTAAACCAGTTTACCGGCAGCCTGAGTAGCCTCGATGACGCCGCCGAGCAGGCGTGCATTTTGCAGTCCATCCAGCGGCTGAAAGTAAAAACCTCGTCGCCGGAGCTGGCGATTGGCCGGCTGAGCGGCGGCAACCAGCAGAAAGCGATTCTCGCCCGCTGCCTGCTGCTCAACCCGCGCATTTTGATCCTCGATGAGCCGACGCGCGGCATCGATATCGGCGCGAAGTATGAAATCTACAAACTGATTAACCAACTGGTGCAGCAGGGGATCGCGGTGATTGTGATCTCCTCCGAGCTGCCCGAAGTGCTGGGCCTGAGCGACCGCGTGCTGGTGATGCACGAAGGGAAGCTGAAAGCCGATCTTATCAACCGTCATTTGACCCAGGAGCAGGTTATGGAAGCGGCGCTGAGGAGCGAACATCATGTCGAAAAGCAACCCGTCTGA